A genomic window from Halogeometricum borinquense DSM 11551 includes:
- the glnA gene encoding type I glutamate--ammonia ligase encodes MTDDNANSDAVTDGGLSAKAQAVVDEIEEKEVDFLRLQFTDILGTVKNVAVPATQAEKAFTEGIYFDGSSIEGFVRIQESDMRLKPDPETFAILPWRDGRSARLICDVINTSTGKPFEGDPRYVLKQAIKRANEMGYKINAAPEPEFFLFEEDEEGRATTKTNDAGGYFDLAPKDLASDVRRDIIYGLESMGFEIEASHHEVAEGQHEINFEYDDALTTADNVGTFRTVVRAIAAQHDLHATFMPKPIARINGSGMHTHLSLFTEDGENAFHDEDDEFNLSETAKQFTAGILEHAPAITAVSNPTVNSYKRLVPGYEAPVYVAWSDRNRSALIRKPAARVPAASRIEARFPDPSCNPYLAFAALIHAGLNGIERGLECDDPVRENIYEFDEAKREEYGIETLPANLGEAIDALQEDEVVQDALGEHIYEKFVEAKSQEYDEFRVDVSQWELDKYLEKF; translated from the coding sequence ATGACGGACGATAATGCGAACTCAGACGCTGTAACCGACGGGGGACTCTCCGCGAAAGCTCAAGCGGTTGTTGACGAAATCGAGGAGAAGGAAGTCGATTTCCTTCGGCTTCAGTTCACCGATATCCTCGGTACCGTAAAGAACGTGGCCGTTCCGGCGACACAGGCCGAGAAGGCATTCACTGAAGGGATCTACTTCGACGGGTCGTCCATCGAAGGCTTCGTGCGCATTCAGGAATCCGACATGCGCCTCAAGCCCGACCCCGAGACGTTCGCCATCCTGCCGTGGCGCGACGGCCGGTCGGCACGTCTCATCTGCGACGTCATCAACACCAGTACGGGGAAACCGTTCGAGGGTGACCCGCGCTACGTTCTCAAGCAGGCCATCAAACGCGCAAACGAGATGGGCTACAAGATCAACGCCGCGCCCGAACCCGAGTTCTTCCTCTTCGAGGAGGACGAAGAAGGTCGCGCGACGACGAAGACGAACGACGCTGGCGGCTACTTCGACCTCGCGCCGAAAGACCTCGCCTCCGACGTTCGCCGCGACATCATCTACGGCCTCGAAAGCATGGGCTTCGAGATAGAGGCCAGCCACCACGAGGTCGCAGAAGGCCAACACGAGATCAACTTCGAGTACGACGACGCTCTCACAACCGCCGACAACGTCGGAACGTTCCGGACGGTCGTCCGCGCTATCGCCGCGCAGCACGACCTGCACGCGACGTTCATGCCCAAGCCCATCGCCCGCATCAACGGCTCCGGCATGCACACTCACCTGTCGCTTTTCACCGAGGACGGCGAGAACGCGTTCCACGACGAGGACGACGAGTTCAACCTCTCTGAGACGGCAAAGCAGTTCACTGCCGGGATCCTCGAACACGCGCCCGCAATCACGGCTGTGTCGAACCCGACGGTGAACTCCTACAAACGTCTCGTCCCGGGCTACGAGGCACCCGTCTACGTCGCGTGGTCCGACCGCAACCGCTCGGCGCTCATCCGCAAACCGGCCGCACGCGTCCCGGCCGCAAGCCGTATCGAGGCACGCTTCCCCGACCCGTCCTGTAACCCGTACCTCGCCTTCGCCGCACTCATCCACGCCGGTCTCAACGGCATCGAGCGCGGACTGGAGTGCGACGACCCGGTTCGTGAGAACATCTACGAGTTCGACGAAGCCAAACGCGAAGAGTACGGCATCGAGACGCTTCCGGCGAACCTCGGCGAAGCAATCGACGCCCTGCAAGAGGACGAAGTCGTGCAGGACGCACTCGGGGAACACATCTACGAGAAGTTCGTCGAGGCGAAATCCCAAGAGTACGACGAGTTCCGTGTGGATGTTTCCCAGTGGGAACTCGACAAGTACCTCGAGAAGTTCTAA
- a CDS encoding DUF460 domain-containing protein: protein MNDRTSALDSLVFGVDIQSGDVRGDAPSYAVVAFDGENIDRDVVSHRKLRRLVEREQPAILATDNMYELAADKDELVHFLRSLPTETKLVQVTGAERPEPLSRVASRHGVPYGKKPMKEAEAAARLAAVNVGYEVSAFTNTTTVKVSRGRSTGKGGWSQDRYTRRIHGSVKRRSREIADRLKQAGLEYDVDATEKYGGYSNAIFTVEGRPDDIPVSSGRSGDTRVEIERERRDGIEFEPLVKRRDHVIVGIDPGTTTAAAVVDLDGNKLDVHSTRTADTADVIEWLIERGRPVIVAADVEPMPETVEKFRRSFDAAAWIPETDLPVDEKLHRTRDVGYENDHERDALAAALFAFDAHEDQFQRISQKVPPNIERGEVIARVVAGEESVEAVLREITGDDESDEDDESTHEERELTDEEKKIRRLERRVERLESHTESLEATIAEKDETIEEYKTELSEAKREERREARERREVQRLERDNNRLERKLESLREENEELTGKIERLKRLWKLDHSNFADVNTNKNLVPVKVVEQFTKDAIERADEEYGLASGDVVYLRDASGAGHSTAERLAETNPRAVIRTGGLSDAADEILFEHEIPVGPAENVTMQEIDELAVARESDVSALIEDWERRAEERRKEQQSQMVDRIISEHRAETRSESR, encoded by the coding sequence ATCGACCGAGACGTAGTTTCGCACCGGAAACTACGACGACTCGTCGAACGAGAGCAACCGGCCATCCTCGCTACGGACAACATGTACGAGTTGGCCGCGGACAAAGACGAACTCGTCCACTTTCTCCGTTCGCTTCCCACGGAGACGAAACTGGTGCAGGTAACCGGCGCAGAGCGCCCCGAACCTCTTTCGCGGGTGGCCTCCCGTCACGGCGTCCCCTACGGCAAGAAGCCGATGAAGGAGGCCGAGGCGGCGGCACGACTCGCGGCGGTCAACGTCGGGTACGAGGTGTCTGCCTTCACCAACACGACGACGGTGAAAGTGTCGCGCGGCCGCTCGACGGGGAAAGGCGGGTGGAGTCAGGATCGTTACACTCGTCGTATTCACGGCTCCGTCAAGCGCCGGAGTCGGGAGATCGCGGACCGATTGAAGCAGGCGGGATTGGAGTACGACGTTGATGCGACGGAGAAGTACGGCGGCTACTCGAACGCCATCTTTACCGTCGAAGGGCGGCCGGATGACATCCCCGTCTCCAGCGGACGCTCGGGCGATACGCGCGTCGAAATCGAACGCGAACGCCGCGACGGTATCGAGTTCGAACCGCTCGTCAAACGTCGGGACCACGTTATCGTCGGCATCGACCCCGGCACGACTACTGCGGCGGCCGTCGTGGACTTGGACGGCAACAAACTCGATGTCCACTCGACGCGAACCGCCGACACCGCCGACGTTATCGAATGGCTCATCGAACGCGGACGACCGGTCATCGTCGCCGCCGATGTGGAACCGATGCCCGAGACGGTCGAGAAGTTCCGACGGAGTTTCGACGCCGCGGCATGGATTCCAGAAACTGACCTCCCGGTAGACGAGAAACTGCATCGAACGCGCGATGTGGGGTACGAAAACGACCACGAACGAGATGCACTCGCCGCCGCTCTGTTCGCCTTTGACGCTCACGAAGATCAGTTCCAGCGCATCTCGCAGAAAGTGCCGCCGAACATCGAACGCGGCGAGGTCATCGCCCGCGTCGTCGCAGGCGAGGAGTCGGTTGAGGCCGTCCTCCGCGAGATAACTGGTGATGACGAGAGCGACGAGGACGACGAATCGACCCACGAAGAGCGCGAACTGACCGACGAGGAGAAGAAGATCCGTCGGTTAGAGCGCCGCGTCGAGCGGCTTGAGTCGCACACTGAGAGTCTCGAAGCGACTATCGCGGAGAAAGACGAGACCATCGAAGAGTACAAAACGGAGCTTTCGGAGGCCAAGCGTGAGGAACGGCGCGAGGCGCGCGAGCGCCGCGAAGTCCAACGCCTCGAACGCGACAACAACCGTCTCGAACGGAAACTGGAGTCGCTCCGTGAGGAAAACGAGGAACTCACGGGAAAGATAGAACGGCTCAAGCGCCTGTGGAAACTCGATCACTCGAACTTCGCGGACGTGAACACGAACAAGAATCTCGTCCCCGTGAAGGTGGTCGAGCAGTTCACCAAGGACGCTATCGAACGCGCCGACGAGGAGTACGGACTGGCGTCGGGCGACGTGGTGTATCTCCGCGATGCCTCCGGTGCGGGGCACTCGACTGCCGAACGCCTCGCGGAGACGAACCCGCGGGCCGTTATTCGGACCGGCGGTCTCTCGGACGCCGCCGACGAGATACTGTTCGAACACGAGATTCCGGTCGGCCCGGCGGAGAATGTGACGATGCAGGAGATAGACGAACTGGCTGTCGCCCGCGAGAGCGACGTCTCGGCGCTCATCGAGGACTGGGAACGGCGTGCAGAGGAACGACGGAAAGAACAGCAGTCGCAGATGGTTGACCGCATTATCTCCGAACACCGCGCCGAGACACGCAGTGAGAGTCGGTGA
- a CDS encoding iron-containing alcohol dehydrogenase has product MPKVLCAECGRDVGMHELEAKTTTQRDGFDTRYRCPYCRTDIEDVTSQFV; this is encoded by the coding sequence ATGCCAAAGGTACTTTGTGCCGAGTGTGGGCGAGATGTGGGGATGCACGAGCTGGAGGCGAAGACGACCACACAGAGGGATGGGTTCGACACGCGCTATCGGTGTCCATACTGCCGAACGGACATCGAAGACGTGACCAGCCAGTTCGTCTGA
- a CDS encoding HVO_0234 family beta-propeller protein, whose product MPTIDEKRVYTDNTGTETVFVASDAGVVAVSVSDDLVGGFGIAHRCHARDVAVGTETLAVATDEDVFCADLTTTDSADDLAFEATEFGPATAVGFDGKTLLAGDEEGRVGRFDSEWTDLGRAEPVRAIDGPLVAAADGVHRVEADSLAPVGLDNAYDVVGRDPLAATETGLYKLGNGWMDVLNGAFETVTADGDGRAHAVGGGHLFARSESGEWTPEPVPVAEGVAAVTYGPEATYAVTTPGTFLVRLPGSEWRHQMLGLQGVTAAAVV is encoded by the coding sequence ATGCCCACCATCGACGAGAAGCGCGTCTACACTGACAACACCGGAACGGAGACCGTCTTCGTCGCAAGCGACGCGGGCGTCGTTGCCGTCTCCGTCTCGGACGACCTCGTGGGGGGATTCGGCATCGCGCACCGCTGTCACGCCCGCGACGTGGCTGTCGGGACTGAGACGCTGGCAGTCGCCACCGACGAGGACGTGTTCTGTGCCGACCTGACGACGACCGACAGCGCGGACGACCTCGCGTTCGAGGCGACCGAGTTTGGCCCCGCCACCGCCGTCGGATTCGACGGCAAAACGCTCCTCGCAGGCGACGAGGAGGGTCGAGTCGGACGATTCGACAGCGAGTGGACAGACCTCGGACGTGCAGAACCGGTTCGGGCTATCGACGGTCCACTCGTCGCCGCCGCCGACGGTGTCCACCGAGTCGAAGCCGACAGTCTCGCGCCAGTCGGACTTGACAACGCGTATGACGTTGTGGGACGCGACCCGCTCGCCGCCACTGAAACCGGACTGTACAAACTCGGAAACGGCTGGATGGACGTTCTTAACGGCGCGTTCGAGACGGTGACTGCGGACGGAGACGGCCGCGCACACGCCGTTGGCGGCGGGCATCTGTTCGCCCGCAGTGAAAGCGGCGAATGGACACCGGAACCCGTCCCCGTTGCCGAAGGCGTGGCCGCCGTCACTTACGGACCGGAAGCAACGTACGCCGTCACCACTCCCGGGACGTTCCTCGTCCGTCTCCCGGGGTCGGAGTGGCGGCACCAGATGCTCGGCCTACAGGGCGTCACCGCCGCGGCAGTCGTCTAA
- a CDS encoding tRNA (guanine(26)-N(2))-dimethyltransferase has product MDVREGGIEVEVPGARDGASEGAGDDVFYNPTQELNRDVTVATLRAYRERDDRAESYLDAMAASGIRGVRAAAEGFDVTCADLDESAVELARRNLERNELDGEAVHRNANALMYDSVFDIVDLDPFGTPIPFADAAFANTRDLVCVTATDTAPLCGAHQKSGIRKYSTLPQNTDYHPEMGLRVLLSAMIRTAARYDKAAVPILSHVTRHYARTYLELDGRATKADELVEQLGYVYHCEDCLERDHEFGLIAHPPDDCPACGSSRTLVAGPLYLGPVCDPDFTRRVRDHITEEMGEKKRARSMLETVAGELDRPTHYDQHRLCKMWSRSATSMDDFLAELRDAGYEATQAHYSGTAFKTNATIEEMRAVTTDSDN; this is encoded by the coding sequence ATGGACGTACGTGAGGGCGGCATCGAGGTGGAGGTTCCCGGTGCCCGCGACGGCGCGTCGGAGGGCGCGGGCGACGATGTGTTCTACAACCCGACGCAGGAACTCAACCGCGACGTGACCGTCGCCACGCTTCGGGCGTACCGCGAACGCGACGACCGCGCGGAGTCGTATCTGGATGCGATGGCCGCAAGTGGCATTCGAGGTGTTCGCGCCGCTGCGGAGGGGTTCGACGTGACTTGCGCGGACCTCGATGAGTCGGCCGTCGAACTCGCTCGCCGGAACCTCGAACGGAACGAGTTGGATGGCGAGGCGGTCCACCGAAACGCGAACGCTCTCATGTACGACTCGGTGTTCGATATCGTGGACTTAGACCCCTTCGGCACGCCGATTCCCTTCGCGGACGCGGCGTTCGCTAACACACGGGATCTGGTCTGCGTTACTGCCACCGACACTGCACCGCTCTGTGGCGCACACCAGAAATCCGGCATCCGGAAGTACAGCACGCTCCCGCAGAACACCGACTATCACCCAGAGATGGGTCTGCGCGTTCTCCTCTCGGCGATGATTCGGACTGCCGCGCGATACGACAAGGCCGCGGTCCCCATCCTCTCACACGTGACGCGACACTACGCCCGCACGTACCTCGAACTCGACGGTCGGGCGACCAAAGCGGACGAACTCGTAGAGCAGTTGGGGTACGTCTACCACTGCGAGGACTGTCTCGAACGCGATCACGAGTTCGGCCTTATCGCCCATCCGCCGGACGACTGCCCGGCCTGCGGAAGTTCCCGGACGCTCGTCGCGGGGCCGCTCTATCTCGGTCCCGTCTGCGACCCCGACTTTACTCGCCGGGTCCGCGACCACATCACAGAAGAGATGGGCGAAAAAAAGCGTGCCCGGTCGATGCTCGAAACCGTCGCAGGCGAACTTGACCGGCCGACACACTACGACCAACACCGCCTCTGCAAGATGTGGTCCCGGTCGGCGACGAGTATGGACGACTTCCTCGCAGAACTCAGAGATGCCGGCTACGAAGCGACACAGGCGCACTACTCGGGGACCGCGTTCAAGACGAACGCAACTATCGAGGAGATGCGAGCGGTGACGACCGACAGCGACAACTGA
- a CDS encoding YihY/virulence factor BrkB family protein, translated as MSVRIRNQISVVRSVIETIQEREVTFLAASISYYTLVSLVPLLTLGLVVASFVGGEALRAYVLDLAQQYLLPAGSEIVASALEDPTGQGALSVVSLAVTLWGALKLFRGLDIAFSRIYGSETGGIVDQLRDGLIALGSLGAGTIGVALATTVVAILDIPFVGVLSPLLLFGLLIAAFFPFYYIFPDAGLTVREALPGTLFAAVGWAVLGAVFGIYASTAGASVAGALGAILLLVTWFYFSGILILTGAVINAVLAEKVTPGPDDGGPVDRQVQHTRERPTDRTMSVDDAPRSEESGETDVEPRGAPDIEELEDRVAELRADLDAFESDVQERTVERPDVESELKRYVRRQMRQGRARGWGPYLVLLYGTAVTIAAFYLIQDDLLAVIAMLITYLSTLGLYVLFVLFGAGLDALGVPGRFLDWVRDKRS; from the coding sequence GTGAGCGTTCGGATTCGGAATCAGATTTCCGTCGTTCGGTCGGTGATCGAGACCATCCAAGAACGCGAGGTGACGTTTTTGGCGGCGAGCATCTCTTACTACACGCTCGTTTCGCTCGTTCCGCTTCTCACACTCGGTCTCGTCGTTGCTTCGTTCGTCGGCGGCGAGGCACTCAGGGCGTACGTGTTGGACCTCGCACAGCAGTATCTCCTTCCGGCCGGGTCCGAAATCGTCGCCAGCGCACTTGAGGATCCGACGGGACAGGGGGCGCTGTCGGTAGTGAGTCTCGCCGTCACGCTGTGGGGTGCGCTCAAACTGTTTCGCGGGCTCGATATCGCCTTCTCGCGCATCTATGGCTCGGAGACGGGCGGAATCGTCGATCAACTCAGAGACGGTCTCATCGCTCTCGGTTCGCTCGGAGCCGGAACGATTGGCGTCGCACTCGCGACGACGGTTGTTGCTATTCTCGATATTCCGTTCGTTGGAGTTCTCAGTCCGCTGTTGCTCTTCGGCCTCCTCATCGCGGCGTTTTTTCCGTTTTACTACATCTTTCCCGATGCTGGACTCACTGTCCGCGAGGCGCTTCCGGGGACGCTGTTTGCGGCCGTCGGGTGGGCCGTACTCGGTGCTGTGTTCGGCATCTACGCGTCCACGGCGGGGGCGTCCGTTGCGGGCGCACTCGGCGCAATACTGCTCCTCGTGACGTGGTTCTACTTTTCGGGTATTCTCATTCTCACGGGTGCTGTGATCAATGCTGTTCTCGCCGAAAAGGTGACGCCCGGACCGGACGACGGCGGCCCCGTAGACCGGCAGGTACAACACACACGGGAACGACCAACCGACCGGACGATGAGCGTGGACGACGCACCCCGGAGTGAGGAGTCGGGCGAGACGGATGTCGAGCCTCGCGGCGCGCCCGACATCGAAGAACTGGAAGATCGCGTAGCGGAACTTCGCGCTGACCTCGACGCGTTCGAGTCGGACGTACAGGAACGGACCGTCGAACGTCCGGACGTGGAGTCGGAGTTGAAACGCTACGTGCGTCGGCAGATGCGACAGGGCAGAGCCCGCGGGTGGGGACCGTACCTCGTCCTCCTCTACGGGACGGCCGTCACTATCGCGGCGTTCTATCTCATTCAAGACGACTTGCTCGCCGTCATCGCCATGCTCATCACGTACCTCTCGACGCTCGGACTCTACGTCCTGTTCGTTCTCTTCGGTGCGGGACTGGACGCGCTTGGCGTTCCCGGCCGTTTCCTCGACTGGGTTCGTGACAAGCGGTCCTGA
- a CDS encoding uracil-DNA glycosylase, translated as MAPSEREGRPPHRNDGDSHFPETDSAFVLDADCTRCPELVACRTRISWGNGSSDASVMVVGEAPGAGDPDAEQWQGGNHTGMAYTTRHSGRRIRKLIAAAGHADAYYTNAVKCVPCDGDGSNREPTATERANCRTHLDTELDAIEPEVVVSTGKHATATMLAFDGRELDGFLDTVLDPVELDAFDVMLLPLLHPSYQDVWLSRLGYTESEYREAIRERLP; from the coding sequence ATGGCACCGTCGGAACGTGAGGGCCGACCACCCCATCGAAATGACGGCGACTCTCATTTCCCCGAAACGGACTCGGCGTTCGTTCTCGACGCCGACTGCACGCGATGTCCGGAACTCGTCGCGTGCCGAACGCGAATCTCGTGGGGGAACGGGTCGTCGGACGCGTCAGTGATGGTCGTCGGGGAGGCACCCGGTGCGGGCGACCCCGATGCCGAACAGTGGCAAGGTGGGAATCACACCGGGATGGCGTACACGACGCGGCATTCCGGCAGGCGGATTCGAAAGCTCATCGCGGCCGCGGGACACGCCGATGCGTACTACACGAACGCGGTGAAGTGTGTTCCGTGCGACGGCGACGGGTCGAACCGCGAACCGACAGCCACGGAGCGTGCGAACTGCCGGACGCACCTCGACACCGAACTCGATGCAATCGAACCCGAAGTAGTCGTCTCGACGGGCAAGCATGCGACGGCGACGATGCTCGCATTCGACGGACGGGAACTGGACGGCTTTCTCGACACTGTGTTGGATCCGGTCGAACTCGACGCGTTCGACGTGATGCTGCTCCCCCTTCTACATCCCTCCTATCAGGACGTGTGGCTCTCACGCCTCGGCTACACGGAATCAGAGTACCGCGAAGCGATTCGAGAACGGCTTCCGTGA
- a CDS encoding PLDc N-terminal domain-containing protein, with translation MATTRSPLAVLAGLVLVAFIPLVVMWVTVMGWDNLGYLLYFAIYFVVIHILLPSRVYIHARDHGSNAKLAWTALAFFIPLVGALVYFLVNMAFRRIEAAG, from the coding sequence ATGGCTACGACGCGTTCGCCGCTGGCCGTTCTCGCGGGACTCGTCCTCGTCGCGTTCATCCCGCTCGTAGTGATGTGGGTTACGGTCATGGGGTGGGACAACCTCGGCTACTTGCTCTACTTCGCGATCTACTTCGTCGTCATCCACATCCTCCTTCCATCACGGGTGTACATCCACGCCCGCGATCACGGGAGCAATGCGAAACTCGCGTGGACCGCACTCGCGTTCTTCATCCCGTTGGTCGGCGCACTCGTCTACTTCCTCGTCAACATGGCGTTCAGACGAATCGAAGCCGCGGGTTAG
- a CDS encoding phosphatase PAP2 family protein produces the protein MYTHSSAAASASGGALAGAGGLTFASRGVGELAVVESIPDTIVSLFSVLTHLGDPWVCLFGVSFAYVVGERIGIDRSAAAFVLGLGLGAVGLTVGLKELFALPRPPGAAEPGYGFPSGHTLGATVFWGGTALAANVGRRRLRLGVAAAAVVAVAASRVIIGVHYLADVIAGVTVGVAFLAIVFAAGPGLRRPAAPSDRTVIMCYLAGGVISAAAAFTNPIEIEVLLGVGTAVGGAAIWSVLGRAALDTNGDLSTRSVVVGAVAFPLPLVVMAAVAELSMGSLAFVAAGAFGGVTLLSLPVAVSSLFE, from the coding sequence ATGTACACGCACTCCTCGGCCGCCGCGAGCGCGTCGGGCGGCGCGTTGGCTGGAGCTGGCGGTCTCACGTTCGCTTCCCGCGGCGTGGGTGAACTCGCTGTTGTCGAGTCGATACCGGATACCATCGTTTCGTTGTTCTCCGTACTCACACACCTCGGTGACCCGTGGGTCTGTCTGTTCGGCGTCTCGTTCGCCTACGTCGTCGGTGAACGCATCGGCATCGACCGCTCGGCGGCGGCGTTCGTTCTCGGCCTCGGACTCGGCGCGGTCGGTCTCACCGTCGGTCTCAAGGAACTGTTCGCGCTTCCGCGCCCACCGGGGGCGGCCGAACCGGGCTACGGCTTTCCCAGCGGACACACGCTCGGTGCCACGGTGTTCTGGGGTGGGACCGCCCTCGCAGCCAACGTCGGCCGTCGCCGTCTCCGCCTCGGCGTTGCCGCCGCCGCCGTCGTGGCCGTCGCTGCCTCGCGCGTCATTATCGGCGTCCACTACCTCGCGGACGTGATCGCCGGTGTTACCGTCGGCGTCGCCTTCCTCGCTATCGTCTTCGCTGCGGGACCCGGCCTCCGACGCCCTGCCGCCCCGTCGGATCGTACTGTCATCATGTGCTATCTCGCCGGCGGCGTCATCAGCGCCGCTGCCGCCTTCACGAACCCGATAGAGATCGAGGTTCTCCTCGGCGTCGGGACTGCCGTCGGCGGCGCGGCCATCTGGTCGGTTCTCGGTCGCGCCGCTCTCGACACGAACGGCGACCTGTCCACGCGCTCGGTCGTCGTCGGTGCTGTGGCGTTTCCGCTTCCGCTGGTCGTGATGGCGGCCGTCGCAGAACTGTCGATGGGATCGCTCGCCTTCGTTGCGGCCGGAGCGTTCGGCGGTGTCACGCTGTTGTCGCTTCCAGTCGCAGTGTCGTCACTATTTGAGTAA
- a CDS encoding DUF7860 family protein, translating to MAHERFDYPQLTKFGVGLGLTLFAVGALGTIVAPSFVGPLPAWEESLLFDAEAIGVLLTLLSPFVFGILLPLTE from the coding sequence ATGGCACACGAACGCTTCGATTATCCACAACTAACTAAATTCGGCGTCGGCCTCGGACTCACACTGTTTGCCGTCGGCGCACTGGGGACGATTGTTGCCCCCTCCTTCGTCGGTCCGCTTCCGGCGTGGGAAGAGTCGCTCCTATTCGACGCCGAGGCAATCGGCGTTCTCCTCACCCTTCTCTCGCCGTTCGTCTTCGGCATTCTCCTGCCGCTGACCGAGTGA
- a CDS encoding ribose-phosphate diphosphokinase, whose product MIVPGASSQALAAALARAIDEPLAAVEYDRFPDGETLAAVPDFDDDRAIIVATTDSNDAWVELLQLQDAVREAGATEVVTVIPYMGYARQDKAFEDGHPVSARATAQAVSTGADRVVLVNPHEDDISSFFDGHVTIVDAAANLADPLPDDLDDPLFLSPDAGAIDLAESVCDAYGRGDVDYFEKVRHSGTDVEITPSDADATDRDVVIVDDIIATGSTVSQAVNHLNSDGARNVFAACVHPLLVRNARTKLERAGIEQIVGTDTVERDVSIVSVAPSVAAAVEAVTQ is encoded by the coding sequence ATGATTGTACCCGGCGCATCTTCGCAGGCGCTCGCCGCGGCATTGGCGAGGGCGATAGACGAACCACTCGCGGCCGTCGAGTACGACCGCTTCCCTGACGGCGAAACGCTGGCCGCCGTCCCCGACTTCGACGACGACAGAGCCATCATCGTGGCGACGACCGACTCGAACGACGCGTGGGTGGAACTACTCCAACTGCAAGACGCCGTCCGCGAGGCGGGCGCGACCGAAGTCGTGACCGTCATCCCGTACATGGGCTACGCTCGGCAGGACAAGGCGTTCGAAGACGGCCACCCCGTCTCGGCGCGCGCGACGGCGCAGGCCGTCTCAACGGGTGCCGACCGTGTCGTCCTCGTCAATCCACACGAAGACGACATCTCCTCGTTCTTCGACGGGCACGTCACGATTGTCGATGCGGCGGCCAATCTCGCAGACCCGCTTCCCGACGACTTGGACGACCCGCTGTTTCTGTCGCCGGACGCCGGCGCTATCGACCTCGCAGAGAGCGTCTGTGACGCCTACGGCCGCGGCGATGTCGATTACTTCGAGAAGGTGCGTCACTCGGGGACGGACGTAGAGATAACACCCAGCGACGCGGACGCCACGGACCGCGACGTGGTCATCGTAGACGACATTATCGCAACCGGTTCGACGGTGAGTCAGGCGGTCAACCACCTCAATTCGGACGGTGCGCGAAACGTCTTTGCCGCCTGTGTCCACCCGCTACTGGTTCGGAACGCCCGTACGAAACTCGAACGCGCCGGTATCGAGCAAATCGTCGGAACGGACACCGTCGAACGCGACGTGAGCATCGTCAGCGTCGCTCCCTCCGTCGCCGCCGCTGTCGAAGCAGTCACACAGTAG
- the lrp gene encoding HTH-type transcriptional regulator Lrp has protein sequence MTYENLDAKLINALLGDGRASLRSLAEELDVSVTTVSNHLRDLEDEGVIEGYTPRVNYDALGYDVTAIIQLKVEGSALPEITERLREQKQMISVYEVTGDYDIIAIGKFTDTDGMNSQIKQLLTDADIRESNTSVVLNAVVENEQFDLDIDE, from the coding sequence ATGACGTACGAAAACCTCGATGCGAAACTCATCAACGCGCTCCTCGGCGACGGTCGAGCGAGTCTTCGAAGTCTTGCGGAGGAACTCGATGTCTCGGTCACGACAGTCTCGAACCACCTCCGCGACTTAGAGGACGAGGGCGTGATCGAGGGGTACACCCCGCGTGTGAACTACGACGCTCTCGGCTACGACGTGACGGCGATTATTCAACTCAAGGTCGAGGGGAGTGCCCTCCCGGAAATCACCGAGCGCCTCCGCGAACAGAAGCAGATGATCTCCGTCTACGAAGTGACGGGCGACTACGACATCATCGCCATCGGCAAATTCACCGACACCGACGGCATGAACAGTCAGATCAAGCAACTCCTGACGGATGCTGACATCCGCGAGTCCAATACGAGCGTCGTCCTCAACGCTGTCGTCGAGAACGAACAGTTCGACCTCGACATCGACGAGTAA